In Caproiciproducens sp. NJN-50, the following are encoded in one genomic region:
- a CDS encoding glycosyltransferase: protein MDIAMITIGSRGDIQPFLALGQALCRRGHHLGVAAFPRFREDVEKLGFSFFPIRGDEDRMMKLLIGDGVSGIAYMNGLTALLNRNKREILDDVYDACRGADLILYTFLGSLAYHAAESLKIPCMRVNFWPADRTGDNPMPGMPALPLGRWYNRLTYDLSGVGFSIFTNQELNGWRAGLGLSKWAGRSYRTLSGRPVETLCAYSEVLAPRPKEWGEHLHLTGFWFLEERAAAPVEKGLLRFLENGDPPIYIGFGSMVGGSFAELQDIVLESLKSTGQRAVLSSGWRKFDAAGLPPNVYGVDAVPHGWLFPRVKAVVHHGGAGTTAAGLRAGKPTLVVYFGGDQQFWGNRVYRAGAGPRPLARKGLTAKRFTRALELLEDARLRQNAARIARRLAQEDGCENACDVIEAYMTRFAV from the coding sequence ATGGACATTGCGATGATAACCATCGGATCGCGGGGAGATATACAGCCATTCCTTGCGTTGGGGCAAGCGCTTTGCAGGCGGGGACACCATCTCGGGGTCGCGGCTTTTCCGCGGTTTCGGGAGGACGTGGAAAAACTCGGCTTTTCTTTTTTCCCTATCCGCGGGGATGAAGATCGGATGATGAAGCTGCTGATCGGCGACGGCGTATCGGGCATAGCCTACATGAATGGCCTCACCGCGCTGCTGAATCGGAATAAGCGGGAAATTCTCGACGATGTCTACGACGCGTGCAGAGGCGCAGACCTCATCCTCTACACTTTTTTGGGGAGCCTTGCCTATCACGCCGCCGAAAGCCTGAAAATTCCCTGCATGCGGGTGAATTTCTGGCCCGCGGACCGGACGGGCGACAATCCCATGCCCGGTATGCCCGCGCTGCCGCTCGGAAGATGGTATAACAGACTGACCTATGACTTATCAGGCGTTGGTTTTTCCATCTTTACCAATCAGGAACTGAACGGCTGGCGGGCCGGGCTGGGGCTCTCCAAATGGGCGGGCCGTTCCTACCGCACGCTGTCCGGCAGGCCCGTCGAGACGCTTTGCGCCTACAGCGAAGTCCTTGCGCCCAGGCCGAAGGAATGGGGAGAGCATCTGCATCTCACCGGTTTCTGGTTTTTAGAGGAACGGGCGGCCGCGCCAGTGGAAAAAGGGCTGCTCCGCTTCCTGGAAAACGGGGACCCGCCGATTTACATCGGCTTCGGGAGCATGGTCGGCGGGTCCTTCGCGGAGTTGCAGGATATCGTGCTGGAAAGCCTGAAAAGCACCGGGCAGCGGGCCGTCCTTTCCTCGGGCTGGCGAAAATTTGACGCGGCGGGGCTTCCGCCGAATGTGTACGGCGTGGACGCCGTGCCGCACGGCTGGCTGTTTCCGCGTGTGAAGGCGGTGGTGCATCACGGCGGAGCCGGGACTACCGCCGCGGGCCTTCGGGCGGGCAAACCCACGCTGGTTGTCTATTTCGGGGGGGACCAGCAGTTCTGGGGCAACCGCGTATACCGGGCCGGAGCGGGCCCGAGGCCCCTCGCGCGAAAGGGACTGACCGCCAAACGGTTCACGCGGGCGCTGGAGCTTCTCGAAGACGCGCGGCTGCGGCAAAACGCGGCGCGGATTGCGCGGCGGCTTGCTCAGGAAGACGGATGCGAAAACGCCTGCGACGTCATTGAAGCATATATGACCCGTTTTGCGGTATAA
- a CDS encoding heavy-metal-associated domain-containing protein, with translation MSKQYLLEGLCCEKCAAKIEKGINQLGGVQKAAVDPETTILSIDFKPDATADSLFEEIKKIVETNDPDVVIKNGVA, from the coding sequence ATGTCAAAACAGTATCTTCTGGAAGGCCTTTGCTGCGAGAAATGCGCGGCAAAAATCGAAAAAGGCATCAATCAGCTTGGCGGAGTGCAAAAGGCGGCCGTCGATCCCGAGACCACAATTCTTTCAATTGATTTTAAACCGGATGCCACAGCCGACAGCCTGTTCGAGGAGATCAAAAAGATCGTGGAGACGAACGATCCGGATGTTGTGATAAAAAATGGCGTCGCCTGA
- a CDS encoding IS30 family transposase: protein MNYHHLTPKERALIAQLWNNGISMRQLARRLQRDPGTISREIKRNRSGQKYLSVPARARYLERRMECRRKRLYQNPRLTAYISEKLELSWSPEQIAGRIRLDYPDDRDMKISHSSIYRWLRADLLPRSVQLTMKLRHYGRQHGETRGYKAGAREIRERSKEALRRKRLGDWEADTIVFGQAKRAYLLNVTDRKSRYCCLAVLRNIRREEVMRGFEFFFEGGKVPLRTVTSDRGIEFNCHREFESRFEALYYYTRPASPWQKPTVENTNGLIRQFFPRGTRFTELTPEAVAFVMERLNDRPRKCLNWKTPAEVISSYLLHFT, encoded by the coding sequence ATGAACTACCACCATCTTACACCAAAAGAGCGCGCATTGATAGCCCAATTGTGGAATAACGGGATCAGTATGAGGCAGCTTGCACGCAGGTTGCAAAGGGATCCGGGCACAATCAGCCGGGAGATCAAGAGGAACCGTTCGGGACAAAAATATCTTAGCGTTCCGGCACGCGCCCGGTACCTTGAACGGCGAATGGAATGCCGCCGGAAGAGGCTGTATCAAAACCCACGTCTGACAGCTTACATATCCGAAAAGCTTGAATTGTCATGGTCGCCCGAACAAATTGCCGGAAGAATCCGGTTAGACTATCCGGATGACCGGGACATGAAAATCTCGCACAGTAGCATATATCGGTGGCTACGCGCGGACTTGCTGCCACGTTCCGTACAACTTACGATGAAACTGCGTCACTATGGCCGTCAGCATGGAGAAACTCGTGGGTACAAGGCCGGGGCGCGGGAAATCCGGGAGAGAAGCAAAGAAGCTCTACGCAGAAAGAGACTTGGAGACTGGGAAGCTGACACGATCGTGTTCGGACAAGCAAAACGCGCTTATTTGCTGAATGTGACCGACCGAAAAAGTCGATACTGCTGCCTGGCCGTCCTGCGCAACATCAGACGGGAAGAAGTCATGCGGGGCTTTGAGTTCTTCTTTGAAGGCGGAAAGGTTCCGCTCCGCACGGTAACGTCGGATCGAGGGATCGAATTCAACTGCCACCGTGAATTTGAGAGCCGCTTTGAAGCGTTGTATTATTACACTCGCCCAGCCTCTCCGTGGCAGAAGCCAACTGTGGAAAATACGAACGGATTGATTCGTCAGTTTTTCCCCAGAGGAACCCGTTTTACAGAACTTACCCCAGAAGCCGTGGCATTTGTCATGGAGCGTCTCAACGACCGCCCGCGTAAATGTTTGAATTGGAAAACTCCTGCTGAAGTCATTTCTTCTTATCTGTTGCACTTCACTTGA
- a CDS encoding ketopantoate reductase family protein, producing MKILVYGAGVLGSYLAHVLHRGGNDVTLLARGSRLEELGKNGLVIRHYLQFHTTVDQVGLTDHLGKGDDYDIVFVVMQRQQLDGILPQLCENESCGLFVLVGNNATAEETRRTIEERSGMPKRVIFAFQSTGGRRENGRVVSIHFAAPKLESSMTAGSLGGDDSWRPTLEQAFAKTSYRLRISENMDAWLKCHAAFVLPICFACYAAGGDLRKIAGNRYFLDRTIDAVQEGYRVVEACGYPVEPKEDEDFVTNHRLKCRLMLRLMAATPVGRLAASDHAMAAKSEMRRLYDDFRSLKRRAGIDTPAWDELSRYMI from the coding sequence ATGAAAATTCTTGTGTACGGAGCCGGCGTGCTGGGGAGCTACCTTGCCCACGTCCTGCACCGCGGCGGCAACGATGTGACCCTGCTGGCAAGGGGAAGCCGGCTGGAGGAACTTGGAAAGAACGGACTGGTGATCCGGCACTATCTGCAGTTTCATACCACCGTCGATCAGGTAGGGCTGACGGACCATCTTGGGAAAGGCGACGACTACGACATCGTGTTCGTGGTGATGCAGCGTCAGCAACTGGACGGCATTCTGCCGCAGCTGTGCGAAAATGAAAGCTGTGGATTGTTCGTTCTCGTCGGCAACAACGCGACGGCGGAGGAGACCCGGCGGACCATCGAGGAACGCAGCGGGATGCCCAAGCGGGTGATCTTTGCTTTTCAGAGCACAGGCGGCAGACGCGAAAACGGAAGGGTGGTCAGCATCCATTTCGCTGCCCCTAAGCTCGAAAGCAGCATGACGGCCGGCTCGCTCGGCGGGGATGATTCATGGCGCCCGACACTGGAACAGGCTTTTGCTAAGACGTCCTATCGGCTCCGGATCAGCGAGAACATGGACGCCTGGCTCAAATGCCACGCCGCCTTTGTCCTGCCGATCTGCTTCGCCTGCTACGCTGCCGGCGGCGATCTTCGGAAAATCGCGGGAAACCGGTATTTCCTGGACCGGACGATCGACGCGGTGCAGGAGGGCTACCGCGTCGTGGAAGCGTGCGGATATCCCGTTGAACCGAAGGAGGACGAGGATTTCGTGACCAATCATCGTCTTAAATGCCGCCTGATGCTGAGGCTGATGGCCGCGACGCCGGTCGGAAGGCTGGCAGCAAGCGACCATGCCATGGCTGCAAAATCGGAGATGCGGCGTCTCTACGACGATTTCCGCAGCCTGAAGCGGAGAGCGGGAATAGATACGCCGGCATGGGACGAACTCTCGCGGTACATGATATAA
- a CDS encoding phage tail domain-containing protein — protein MELICDNEKGEKLRLGSTGPFWLVSVSGLGSDFNVYTSKSSGQDGENYNGSDAQKRNIVLTLELSLQGYEEQMEKLYCFFQKDLPGTLTYDGGKPRKIRYYVEKVEPEPETFMPTGSSPYETRNVTVSLICPDPRFYALDDQLTQLAVWQGKMKFPLRLPLQLNASGQSVTLTLDDSVKDYDKIGITGHTVQDGSGDPSPDHVRAIHGATTLTVSDGGSNSRIIPLPKELYSLPDGTADSYDMVSGSGMQKVGAVVLNGSEPWIKADVSTGTIGVFTLNVSDAILSSSKDSILCDHFTSVDLAGTNTNLVINGISLNNTAHQIRIATDMTSDLAAFQSWLAANPVTALYAIAVSQRVSGKESVPVYRPTAVLSLDAGTLSVRAIGRFTVTEKVNTLIGNVRNDSAVPMGLTVTLRASGTVVNPSLYDIGRQELMQVNITMHTGDVVIITTADGDKRVKLISGGVTTNMNNKMLYPPKWLQARRGDNLFRYNADEGINNLSVSILSTQAYWGA, from the coding sequence ATGGAACTGATCTGTGACAATGAAAAAGGAGAAAAACTCAGACTCGGCAGTACAGGCCCCTTCTGGCTTGTTTCCGTAAGCGGCCTTGGCTCCGATTTCAACGTGTATACGTCTAAAAGCAGCGGCCAGGATGGGGAAAACTACAACGGCTCCGACGCTCAAAAGCGCAACATTGTGCTGACGCTGGAGCTGAGCCTGCAGGGCTACGAAGAGCAGATGGAAAAGCTCTATTGTTTTTTTCAGAAGGACCTGCCCGGCACACTGACTTATGACGGCGGCAAACCCAGGAAGATCCGCTACTATGTCGAAAAGGTGGAGCCGGAGCCGGAGACCTTTATGCCCACGGGCAGTTCCCCGTATGAAACGAGGAATGTCACGGTTTCCCTGATCTGCCCCGACCCTCGCTTTTACGCTCTTGACGACCAGCTCACGCAGCTTGCAGTCTGGCAGGGCAAGATGAAATTCCCGCTCCGTTTGCCGCTGCAGCTCAACGCTTCCGGCCAATCTGTCACGCTTACCCTGGACGACAGCGTGAAGGATTATGACAAGATCGGGATCACCGGTCACACAGTTCAGGACGGAAGCGGTGACCCGTCGCCGGATCATGTGAGGGCGATTCACGGCGCAACCACCCTGACCGTCTCGGACGGCGGAAGCAATTCGCGCATCATTCCCCTGCCCAAGGAGCTTTACAGCCTGCCGGACGGGACGGCGGACAGCTATGACATGGTGAGCGGAAGCGGAATGCAGAAGGTCGGTGCTGTTGTTCTGAATGGGAGTGAACCTTGGATAAAGGCAGATGTAAGTACCGGTACGATCGGAGTGTTTACGCTAAATGTATCTGATGCGATATTGTCTTCCAGCAAAGACAGCATACTCTGTGATCATTTTACTTCCGTTGATTTAGCTGGAACGAATACAAATCTTGTTATAAATGGAATATCACTGAACAATACGGCTCATCAAATCCGCATCGCCACCGACATGACGTCGGATTTAGCGGCGTTTCAATCCTGGCTCGCCGCAAACCCTGTCACCGCTCTTTATGCCATTGCCGTATCACAGCGGGTCAGCGGGAAGGAATCCGTACCGGTTTACCGCCCGACGGCCGTTTTGTCGCTTGATGCCGGGACGCTTTCCGTGCGTGCCATTGGCAGGTTCACCGTGACGGAGAAGGTCAACACCTTGATCGGCAACGTCCGCAACGACAGCGCCGTCCCGATGGGTCTGACGGTCACGCTTCGAGCTTCCGGAACCGTCGTCAACCCGTCTCTTTACGACATCGGCCGGCAGGAGCTCATGCAGGTCAACATTACGATGCACACGGGCGACGTCGTTATCATCACCACGGCAGACGGCGACAAGCGGGTTAAACTGATTTCCGGCGGCGTGACCACGAACATGAACAATAAAATGCTTTATCCCCCTAAATGGCTGCAGGCGCGCCGGGGAGACAATCTTTTCCGGTACAACGCGGACGAGGGGATCAACAATCTGAGCGTGTCCATCCTGAGCACACAGGCATACTGGGGGGCATGA
- a CDS encoding siphovirus ReqiPepy6 Gp37-like family protein, protein MELYIYSPEIELQGVVDGFSSFRWRQRFFEPGEFELHCAATPNNRALLAGENIIHRLDRSEAGIIESVKIDAPDGGTGDEIVAAGRMGSSMLDRRIIMPAINYTGAAESAMRKIVSDNAISIRPLPHLALGAAAGLTPACAFQVEWKTVLTVCEALGKAAPLGFRVRLDVPNKLWVFEAYGGTDHSVTQAVNPIVLFSDEFQNISGAAYTLDHTGYSNYAIVGGEGGGADRVIAEVDRTGGEPRRELWVDANDLKSSADTEDCFTGDGSAAAFALSHTPSNVGSVTVGGTSAWNRMDKI, encoded by the coding sequence ATGGAGCTTTACATTTACAGTCCGGAAATCGAGCTGCAAGGCGTGGTCGACGGCTTTTCCTCCTTCCGCTGGCGACAGAGGTTCTTTGAACCGGGCGAATTCGAACTGCACTGTGCGGCCACGCCGAACAACCGCGCCTTGCTTGCCGGCGAGAATATCATTCATCGGCTGGATCGCTCGGAGGCCGGAATCATCGAGAGCGTCAAGATCGATGCGCCGGACGGCGGCACGGGCGACGAGATCGTCGCGGCGGGCCGGATGGGTTCCTCCATGCTGGACCGGCGGATCATCATGCCGGCGATCAACTATACGGGCGCGGCCGAAAGCGCCATGCGGAAGATCGTGTCCGACAACGCGATCAGCATACGGCCTCTGCCGCACCTGGCACTCGGGGCTGCTGCCGGCTTGACGCCGGCCTGCGCGTTTCAGGTGGAATGGAAAACCGTCCTCACGGTCTGTGAGGCGCTCGGCAAAGCCGCCCCGCTCGGTTTTCGGGTCCGGCTGGATGTCCCGAACAAACTGTGGGTGTTTGAGGCCTACGGCGGAACAGACCACAGCGTCACGCAGGCAGTCAACCCGATCGTGCTGTTTTCCGACGAATTCCAGAACATCAGCGGAGCGGCTTACACGCTGGATCATACCGGCTATTCCAATTATGCGATTGTCGGCGGAGAGGGCGGCGGTGCCGACCGGGTGATCGCCGAGGTCGACCGGACCGGCGGAGAGCCGCGCCGGGAGCTTTGGGTGGATGCGAATGACCTGAAAAGCTCCGCGGACACGGAGGATTGTTTCACGGGGGACGGATCTGCGGCGGCCTTTGCGCTCTCGCATACGCCGTCAAACGTCGGTTCCGTGACGGTCGGCGGCACGTCGGCATGGAACCGCATGGACAAAATATAA
- a CDS encoding phage tail protein: MDDNTEEISLSYQLDTGELIKEALEAGKEAGEALKEAVSESLSDLKDRILEKLNAALDVALPGLSDGFKRVSDSLKDADSNFQDFAGGLSANLGPEQSQMVQGFADKIQSAVDTATGAAGLFGSAMDQIGGARDTLSKVSQGIGEFKSAGSGLEGVSAALQGMFSLGPQQLIFTAIAALITLAAVIIKNWGPISAFFQSLWNTLQAGARALGTWFTTVFQNYFLDAWNKIRTSISGIPAFLANLWNRLIVGITSLWTTISGIVKKAVQPLIQAILTPFNGLQANFTALWNGVRKIFTDAFTVLKNVLTVPILAICNLISGNFGKIGPDLQKIWTGVQNGIRQVWSGIQQYFTGLFKTIGSIFTAAWNGLFTTVTTVLNKIKTGVTTVWNGIVGWLRSLPATLMQIGSNMFTFMKNGVEGTVGTVETAVRTGIGKAIDWIKSLPGEALQWGRDLINGIANGIKDAAKAVENAVKGVAQNIRDFLHFSVPEEGPLVDFENWMPDMMKGLASGIMENKSLVASALQDLTGSMSLSLKAVPAGGSSSAARSSGFLPGSGGAGPVIDYHPIFQSPKALSCGEVARRERQNAQRLSLLFRRR, translated from the coding sequence TGGAGAAATTGAATGCCGCTTTGGATGTCGCGCTGCCGGGCCTTTCGGACGGATTCAAACGGGTTTCCGATTCTCTGAAGGATGCCGATTCCAATTTTCAGGACTTTGCCGGCGGACTTTCCGCAAATCTCGGACCTGAGCAGTCTCAGATGGTGCAGGGCTTCGCAGATAAAATACAATCAGCAGTCGATACGGCGACCGGGGCCGCCGGCCTCTTCGGCTCCGCGATGGACCAGATCGGCGGTGCGCGCGATACTCTGTCTAAAGTGAGTCAGGGCATCGGTGAATTCAAATCGGCGGGAAGCGGGCTGGAGGGGGTATCCGCGGCATTGCAGGGCATGTTTTCCCTCGGGCCCCAACAGTTGATTTTCACGGCAATCGCTGCGTTAATCACGCTGGCGGCCGTCATTATTAAAAACTGGGGGCCGATCAGCGCCTTTTTCCAGAGCCTGTGGAATACGCTTCAGGCGGGGGCCAGGGCGCTCGGAACCTGGTTTACAACCGTCTTTCAGAACTATTTTCTGGATGCCTGGAATAAAATCAGGACATCCATCAGCGGGATTCCGGCTTTCCTGGCAAACCTGTGGAACAGACTGATTGTGGGAATCACCAGTCTGTGGACCACGATTTCCGGCATTGTCAAAAAAGCGGTACAGCCGCTGATTCAGGCGATTCTAACGCCATTTAACGGGCTGCAGGCGAATTTTACCGCTCTTTGGAACGGGGTGCGGAAAATTTTCACAGACGCATTCACCGTCCTGAAGAACGTTCTGACGGTTCCGATCCTGGCGATCTGTAATCTGATCAGCGGCAATTTCGGAAAAATCGGTCCGGATCTTCAGAAGATCTGGACCGGCGTCCAGAACGGCATCCGGCAGGTCTGGAGCGGAATTCAGCAGTACTTCACGGGCCTGTTTAAGACGATCGGAAGCATTTTTACAGCCGCATGGAACGGATTGTTTACGACGGTAACCACTGTATTGAATAAAATCAAAACCGGCGTTACGACCGTTTGGAACGGAATCGTCGGGTGGCTCCGCTCGCTTCCGGCGACGCTGATGCAAATCGGCTCCAACATGTTTACCTTCATGAAAAACGGAGTGGAAGGCACGGTCGGGACGGTCGAAACCGCCGTCAGAACGGGGATCGGCAAAGCAATCGACTGGATCAAGAGTCTGCCGGGCGAGGCGCTTCAATGGGGCAGGGACCTCATCAATGGAATCGCCAACGGAATCAAGGACGCCGCAAAAGCGGTGGAGAACGCCGTCAAGGGCGTTGCGCAGAACATCCGTGATTTTCTGCATTTCAGCGTGCCGGAGGAAGGCCCGCTGGTCGACTTCGAGAACTGGATGCCGGACATGATGAAAGGGCTCGCTTCCGGAATCATGGAAAACAAATCGCTGGTTGCCTCAGCTCTGCAGGATCTGACAGGCTCCATGTCTCTGAGCCTGAAAGCGGTCCCGGCAGGGGGGAGTTCAAGCGCGGCGCGCTCGTCCGGTTTTCTTCCGGGCTCCGGCGGCGCCGGACCCGTCATTGACTATCACCCGATATTTCAAAGCCCCAAGGCACTCAGCTGCGGCGAGGTTGCCAGACGGGAGCGCCAGAACGCTCAAAGGCTGTCGCTATTATTTCGGAGGCGCTGA
- a CDS encoding XkdX family protein: MSGYALFFDVQYKLYQSDNTKGVSKDQLKTAVTKSYITNDQYKTITGEDYSADHSDMKTTAGA, encoded by the coding sequence ATGAGTGGATACGCTCTGTTTTTCGATGTGCAATACAAGCTTTATCAGTCCGACAACACGAAAGGTGTTTCGAAAGATCAGCTGAAAACAGCGGTAACGAAAAGCTATATTACTAACGACCAATACAAGACGATCACCGGCGAAGATTACAGCGCGGATCATTCAGACATGAAAACCACGGCAGGCGCATAA
- a CDS encoding heavy metal translocating P-type ATPase, producing the protein MDAAIKKEFILQGLCCANCASKIERDIGKLPGVSAASVDFVNETLSIEIAQEEFVEGVLEQAGSIIKRHDSDTVVREKAPRVPGQKVIFLSGLCCADCAQKIEDGVRRMDGVHAASMDFVTGRLTIEADDRRELPGIIRQAAEIARRVEPDAEIAYSEAKPDEIASDGKKERVYRALLVAGAVFYGIAILVKEPFWLNFSLFLTSYLLVGGEVLLRSVRNISKGQIFDENFLMSVATIGAFAIGEFAEGVAVMLFYQVGELFQRLAVSRSRKSIASLMDIRPDYANLIDGGQVRRVAPEEVGVGDRILVRPGEKVPIDGTVADGCSSLDTSALTGESLPRDVEPGSTVLSGSINQSGALTIEVSREYSDSTIAKILDLVQNASSKKAVTENFITKFARVYTPAVVFAALALAIIPPLVLHGPFTGWIGRALVFLVVSCPCALVISIPLSFFGGIGGASKNGILIKGSNYLEALYNVDTFVFDKTGTLTKGVFQVSKIESAGAVSRETLLDVAAHAEADSNHPIALSIRQAYGREIDRKRIAEAAEIPGQGIRVTIDGKTVLAGNRKLMDAEGISCSEPREPGTVAHIAIDGVYAGYILIADEIKEDSRRAAEQLRAAGVKRLVMLTGDSKSVGEQVAEEVGLDEAYADLLPQQKVEKLEEIKRGKASGKKLAFVGDGINDAPVLAMADIGIAMGGMGSDAAIEAADVVLMTDEPSKLPEAIQIARKTHRIVWENIIFALGVKAVILVLGALGIATMWAAVFGDVGVAVIAILNATRALRIPRKAVSGPVTKQNGYKTI; encoded by the coding sequence ATGGATGCGGCAATCAAAAAAGAATTTATCCTGCAAGGGCTGTGCTGTGCCAATTGCGCCTCCAAAATTGAACGCGACATCGGTAAACTTCCGGGCGTGAGCGCCGCGTCGGTCGATTTCGTAAACGAGACTTTGTCCATCGAGATCGCACAGGAGGAATTCGTGGAAGGCGTGCTGGAACAGGCGGGCTCGATCATCAAAAGACATGACTCGGACACTGTCGTCCGTGAAAAAGCGCCGCGGGTCCCCGGGCAAAAGGTAATCTTTCTGAGCGGACTGTGCTGCGCGGACTGTGCGCAGAAAATTGAGGACGGAGTAAGGCGGATGGACGGAGTCCATGCCGCTTCCATGGATTTCGTAACGGGGCGGCTCACCATTGAAGCGGATGATCGGAGAGAACTGCCGGGCATCATCCGGCAGGCTGCGGAAATCGCAAGGCGCGTGGAACCCGACGCGGAGATCGCCTACAGTGAAGCGAAGCCCGACGAGATTGCTTCCGACGGAAAAAAAGAACGGGTCTATCGCGCCCTGCTGGTTGCGGGGGCAGTCTTTTACGGGATCGCCATTCTGGTGAAAGAACCGTTTTGGCTGAACTTTTCTCTTTTTCTTACAAGCTACCTTCTTGTGGGCGGAGAGGTGTTGCTGCGCTCGGTAAGGAATATTTCCAAGGGCCAGATTTTCGACGAGAATTTTCTCATGAGCGTGGCGACGATCGGAGCTTTCGCGATCGGGGAATTCGCCGAGGGCGTCGCCGTCATGCTGTTCTATCAGGTCGGGGAATTGTTCCAGCGTCTCGCGGTCAGCCGGTCCAGAAAGTCCATTGCCTCCCTGATGGATATCCGTCCCGATTACGCCAATCTGATCGACGGCGGGCAGGTACGCAGGGTAGCTCCGGAGGAAGTGGGCGTCGGTGATCGCATACTTGTCAGGCCGGGAGAAAAGGTGCCGATCGACGGCACGGTCGCCGACGGATGTTCCTCATTGGATACCTCCGCGCTCACTGGGGAATCCCTGCCGAGGGACGTGGAACCCGGCAGCACGGTGCTGTCCGGCTCCATTAATCAAAGCGGGGCTCTGACCATCGAGGTGTCCAGGGAATATTCCGATTCCACGATTGCAAAGATCCTCGACCTGGTACAGAACGCGAGCAGCAAAAAAGCCGTGACGGAAAACTTCATTACGAAGTTCGCAAGGGTCTACACCCCCGCGGTAGTCTTTGCGGCTCTTGCGCTGGCGATCATTCCTCCCCTTGTCCTGCACGGTCCTTTTACCGGCTGGATCGGCCGCGCTCTGGTTTTCCTCGTAGTCTCCTGCCCCTGCGCGCTGGTGATTTCGATCCCTCTGAGCTTTTTCGGCGGGATCGGCGGCGCTTCCAAAAACGGCATCCTGATCAAGGGCAGCAATTATCTCGAGGCTCTATACAACGTCGACACGTTTGTATTCGATAAGACCGGCACTCTGACGAAGGGCGTTTTTCAGGTCTCTAAGATAGAGAGCGCCGGCGCCGTCAGCCGGGAGACCCTGCTTGATGTGGCGGCTCACGCCGAAGCGGATTCCAACCATCCCATCGCGCTTTCCATCCGGCAGGCTTACGGCAGGGAAATCGACCGGAAGAGAATCGCGGAAGCTGCGGAGATTCCCGGCCAGGGCATTCGCGTAACGATTGACGGCAAAACGGTTCTGGCGGGAAACAGAAAGCTGATGGATGCCGAGGGGATTTCGTGCAGCGAGCCCCGCGAACCCGGAACAGTGGCCCACATTGCGATCGACGGCGTTTATGCCGGGTATATCCTGATTGCGGACGAAATCAAGGAAGACAGCCGCCGCGCGGCGGAGCAGCTCCGGGCTGCCGGCGTAAAGCGCCTGGTTATGCTGACGGGCGACAGCAAATCGGTCGGAGAACAGGTCGCTGAAGAGGTCGGGCTGGACGAGGCATATGCGGATCTTCTGCCCCAGCAGAAGGTAGAAAAGCTCGAAGAAATCAAACGGGGAAAAGCGTCCGGCAAAAAGCTTGCTTTCGTCGGCGACGGCATCAACGACGCTCCCGTCCTCGCCATGGCGGACATCGGCATCGCCATGGGAGGAATGGGTTCCGACGCCGCCATTGAGGCGGCGGACGTCGTCCTGATGACCGACGAACCCTCAAAATTGCCTGAGGCGATTCAAATCGCGCGGAAAACACACCGCATCGTCTGGGAGAACATCATTTTCGCGCTCGGGGTCAAGGCCGTGATCCTGGTGCTCGGCGCGCTTGGGATCGCGACCATGTGGGCGGCCGTTTTCGGCGACGTGGGAGTTGCGGTAATCGCGATTTTAAACGCCACACGGGCGCTGCGGATCCCGCGTAAAGCCGTAAGCGGGCCGGTCACGAAACAGAACGGGTATAAAACGATATGA
- a CDS encoding dTDP-4-dehydrorhamnose 3,5-epimerase family protein, translating into MKTVILTGRLGTRISEESYLKPKPILWHIMKLYSFYGFNDFVICLGYRGYIIKEYFADYYLHMSDVTFDFANGVFDVAVDVREGSPTFGRYAAAELTPENGRMLLVPQGFAHGYMTLCGDTDVLYFVSEFYAPGSERGYRFDDPAFSIAWPARGGPGALREGRVVAVPAVDAGTV; encoded by the coding sequence ATAAAAACGGTAATCCTGACCGGCCGCCTGGGGACGCGCATCAGCGAGGAATCCTATCTGAAGCCGAAGCCGATTCTCTGGCATATCATGAAGCTGTATTCTTTTTACGGCTTCAACGACTTTGTGATCTGCCTGGGGTACAGGGGGTACATCATCAAGGAGTATTTCGCGGATTATTACCTGCATATGTCGGATGTGACGTTCGATTTCGCAAACGGCGTGTTCGACGTGGCTGTGGACGTGCGCGAGGGCAGCCCCACGTTCGGACGGTATGCCGCCGCGGAGCTGACACCCGAAAACGGGAGGATGCTGCTGGTGCCTCAGGGCTTCGCGCACGGGTATATGACCCTGTGCGGCGACACGGACGTTCTCTATTTTGTCAGCGAGTTCTATGCGCCGGGCAGCGAAAGGGGCTATCGGTTCGACGATCCGGCGTTTTCCATCGCCTGGCCCGCGCGGGGAGGGCCTGGTGCTCTCCGCGAAGGACGCGTCGTGGCCGTACCTGCCGTAGATGCGGGTACGGTCTGA